A window of the Echeneis naucrates chromosome 3, fEcheNa1.1, whole genome shotgun sequence genome harbors these coding sequences:
- the rhcga gene encoding rh family, C glycoprotein a, translating to MGNCCDCVTGFFCRPKNTNVRVSLPAVCFVWQIAMIILFGVFIRYDEESDAHWVEFKREHNITSDIENDFYFRYPSFQDVHVMIFVGFGFLMTFLKRYSFGGVGFNFLIAAFGLQWALLMQGWFHSLDPATGKIYIGVESLINADFCCAGSLIAYGALLGKVSPVQLMVVTLFGVTLFAVEEYIILTLLHCRDAGGSMVIHAFGGYYGLAISWVLYRPNLHQSKRLNGSVYHSDVFAMIGTLFLWMFWPSFNSAITDHGDGQHRAAINTYLALASSVLTTVAISSMSQKTGKLDMVHIQNATLAGGVAMGTAAEFMITPYGSLIVGFCTGIISTFGYLYITPFLEKYLKLQDTCGVHNLHALPGMLGGFIGAIVAAAATESVYSAEGLINVFDFEGSFANRGVGTQGGFQAAGTCVAIAFGLVGGAIVGLILRIPIWGDPADDNCYDDEVYWEVPEDEESIPPVLEYNNHMIHKHQDISESNFSVEQS from the exons ATGGGGAACTGTTGTGACTGTGTGACTGGTTTTTTCTGCCGGCCAAAGAACACCAATGTGCGTGTTAGTCTGCCGGCCGTCTGCTTTGTCTGGCAGATTGCTATGATCATCCTGTTTGGAGTTTTCATCCGGTATGATGAGGAGTCAGATGCACACTGGGTGGAGTTCAAAAGAGAACACAACATCACCAGCGACATTGAAAATGATTTCTACTTCAGATATCCCA GCTTCCAGGATGTCCATGTCATGATCTTCGTTGGCTTTGGTTTCCTCATGACCTTCCTGAAACGCTACAGCTTCGGTGGGGTGGGCTTCAACTTCCTGATAGCCGCATTTGGTCTGCAGTGGGCGCTTCTGATGCAAGGCTGGTTCCACTCCCTTGACCCTGCCACCGGGAAAATCTACATCGGAGTCGAGAG TCTGATCAACGCAGACTTCTGCTGTGCCGGTTCTTTGATTGCTTATGGTGCCCTCCTGGGAAAAGTCAGTCCTGTCCAGCTGATGGTTGTCACCTTGTTTGGCGTCACGCTGTTTGCTGTGGAAGAGTACATCATCCTCACCCTCCTTCAT TGCAGAGATGCTGGTGGCTCCATGGTCATTCATGCATTTGGAGGGTATTATGGTTTGGCCATCTCTTGGGTTCTCTACAGACCAAATCTACACCAAAGCAAACGCCTCAACGGATCTGTCTACCACTCAGATGTGTTTGCCATGATCG GCACCCTGTTCCTCTGGATGTTCTGGCCCAGTTTCAATTCAGCCATCACAGACCACGGTGATggacagcacagagcagctaTCAACACTTACCTGGCTTTGGCCTCTTCTGTGCTCACCACTGTGGCCATCTCCAGCATGTCTCAAAAGACAGGAAAACTGGACATG GTTCATATCCAGAATGCCACTCTGGCTGGCGGTGTTGCCATgggaacagcagcagagttcaTGATTACGCCATACGGTTCACTCATCGTGGGCTTCTGCACTGGCATCATCTCCACCTTTGGGTACCTGTATATCACG CCCTTCCTGGAGAAATATCTGAAGCTCCAGGATACCTGTGGTGTGCATAACCTGCATGCTTTGCCAGGGATGCTTGGCGGCTTTATAGGGGCCATTGTTGCTGCAGCAGCCACTGAATCTGTCTACAGTGCAGAGGG gtTGATCaatgtgtttgattttgagGGCTCATTTGCAAACCGAGGTGTAGGAACGCAGGGAGGCTTCCAGGCTGCAGGCACATGTGTGGCAATTGCATTTGGCCTGGTTGGTGGCGCCATTGTTG GTCTAATCTTGAGGATCCCTATTTGGGGTGATCCTGCTGATGACAACTGTTATGATGATGAAGTTTACTGGGAG GTccctgaggatgaggagagcaTCCCTCCTGTGCTGGAGTACAACAATCACATGATCCACAAACACCAAGACAT ATCGGAATCAAACTTTTCTGTGGAGCAAAGTTAA